The Neobacillus sp. OS1-2 genome includes a window with the following:
- a CDS encoding aldo/keto reductase — protein sequence MTKHTRIGKTDLVVNPIGLGTNAVGGHNLFPNLDEEAGRELVRTGLTHGINFLDTAYVYGLGRSEEIIGEVVKERGNRSEIVIASKAAHQVNGHDMILDNSPAFLKQAVEESLKRLQTDYIDLFYIHFPDQDTPKDEAVGALKQLKDEGKIRAIGVSNFSLQQLKEANKDGYVDVYQGEYNLISRGAEKELFPYVTEQQISFVPFYPLASGLLTGKYKQETEISEKNRKRPQFQAGVFEKNLEKIERVRQIAATKGSEVSQVILAWYLSRPCIDVIIPGAKRADQVLHNLKTLQLQLTAGEIQEIEQIFSIQGK from the coding sequence ATGACCAAACATACTCGAATAGGGAAAACCGATTTAGTTGTTAATCCGATTGGTCTTGGAACGAATGCCGTTGGAGGACATAATCTTTTTCCAAACTTAGATGAAGAAGCAGGCAGGGAATTGGTCCGAACAGGTCTAACACATGGGATCAATTTTCTAGACACGGCGTATGTTTATGGTCTGGGGAGATCGGAAGAAATCATTGGGGAAGTTGTGAAAGAAAGGGGAAATCGTTCAGAAATTGTCATTGCATCCAAAGCAGCACATCAAGTAAATGGTCATGATATGATCTTAGATAACTCACCTGCTTTTTTAAAACAAGCCGTCGAAGAGAGTTTAAAACGGCTTCAAACGGATTACATAGATCTATTTTATATTCATTTTCCTGACCAAGATACACCCAAAGATGAAGCGGTTGGTGCGTTGAAGCAATTGAAAGATGAAGGGAAGATTAGAGCCATCGGTGTGTCAAATTTCTCCCTTCAGCAATTAAAAGAAGCCAACAAAGATGGCTATGTGGATGTCTACCAAGGGGAATACAACCTGATAAGCCGCGGTGCAGAGAAAGAGTTATTTCCCTACGTTACCGAACAGCAAATTTCTTTTGTGCCATTTTATCCCTTAGCTTCTGGGTTATTAACAGGTAAATATAAGCAAGAAACGGAAATTAGTGAAAAAAATCGAAAAAGACCGCAATTTCAAGCAGGTGTTTTCGAAAAAAACTTAGAAAAGATTGAGCGAGTTCGTCAAATTGCAGCCACTAAGGGTTCGGAAGTTTCCCAAGTGATTCTTGCTTGGTATCTGTCCCGTCCATGTATCGACGTCATTATTCCTGGTGCAAAGCGTGCTGACCAAGTACTCCACAATCTAAAAACCTTACAGCTTCAATTAACTGCTGGAGAGATCCAAGAAATTGAGCAGATATTCTCTATACAAGGAAAATAG
- a CDS encoding TetR/AcrR family transcriptional regulator, whose amino-acid sequence MAILSKEKIFAVTEGMIMRKGVQKTTLSDIAKELGVTHAAFYKHYKNKEDLLQQLALRWLETTSKELVEWEAPKGISSAEALHEWLWLLASTKKRLYHDDERMFRLYTDYLESTQILVKEHLEKLALKVESISGVKKMGQALLTAFVYFHNPYFADRWDNEFYKETFEDVWGLIANKLL is encoded by the coding sequence ATGGCTATTCTTTCAAAAGAGAAGATCTTCGCCGTTACGGAAGGAATGATTATGCGAAAAGGAGTACAAAAAACGACCCTCTCTGATATTGCAAAAGAACTCGGTGTTACTCATGCTGCATTTTATAAGCATTATAAAAATAAAGAGGATTTGTTGCAGCAACTTGCACTGAGGTGGTTAGAGACTACTTCCAAGGAATTAGTAGAATGGGAAGCCCCAAAAGGTATTAGTTCTGCTGAAGCGCTTCACGAATGGCTTTGGCTTTTGGCTTCTACAAAGAAAAGGCTTTATCATGATGATGAACGGATGTTTCGCTTATATACGGATTACCTTGAAAGTACTCAAATTCTCGTTAAGGAGCACTTAGAAAAATTAGCACTAAAAGTGGAATCCATTAGTGGAGTAAAAAAAATGGGCCAAGCTTTACTGACGGCCTTTGTATATTTCCATAATCCATATTTTGCAGACAGATGGGATAATGAGTTTTATAAGGAGACTTTTGAAGATGTATGGGGGCTAATTGCTAACAAACTACTATAG
- a CDS encoding SDR family oxidoreductase: MSKLSTDTHDLRVALVTGGTGGIGQAIVKKLAEHGFAVAVHFSRNLKKADALVNEIVKQGGKAICVGGDVADEKGMQEVFDRVEESFGGIDVVINTAGIMLLSTIAELNLADLDKIYHTNIRGTFLISQLAARHVRKGGAIINISTSVTRTQLPTYGAYVASKAAVESITMILARELRGKDITVNTVAPGPTATPLFLDGKDEKLIGHFSKATPLERLGTPEDIADTVSYLATSGRWINGQIIFSNGGLA; the protein is encoded by the coding sequence ATGTCAAAATTATCTACTGATACACACGATTTGAGAGTTGCGCTTGTTACAGGTGGAACTGGCGGTATTGGGCAAGCTATTGTTAAAAAATTGGCTGAGCATGGATTTGCGGTTGCCGTGCATTTTTCACGAAATTTGAAAAAAGCAGATGCTCTAGTGAATGAGATTGTAAAGCAAGGAGGGAAAGCCATATGTGTTGGTGGAGATGTTGCAGATGAAAAAGGAATGCAAGAAGTTTTCGATAGGGTTGAAGAAAGTTTTGGTGGTATTGATGTCGTAATCAATACGGCAGGTATCATGTTACTTAGCACCATCGCAGAGCTGAATTTAGCTGATTTGGATAAAATTTACCATACAAATATTCGCGGAACTTTCCTCATATCCCAACTAGCAGCAAGACATGTTCGAAAAGGCGGTGCAATAATCAATATATCCACTTCTGTTACCCGCACACAATTACCAACATATGGTGCATATGTTGCAAGTAAAGCCGCAGTTGAATCCATTACCATGATATTAGCTCGCGAATTACGTGGCAAAGATATTACAGTAAATACCGTTGCTCCAGGTCCAACTGCTACACCATTATTTTTAGATGGGAAAGATGAAAAATTAATCGGTCATTTTTCTAAAGCAACACCACTTGAACGTCTGGGTACACCAGAAGACATCGCGGACACCGTATCCTATTTGGCAACCTCTGGTCGCTGGATTAATGGGCAAATTATATTTTCGAATGGCGGTCTAGCATAA
- a CDS encoding alpha/beta hydrolase encodes MPFVNHENIRLYYEIHGQGEPLLLIMGLGYHSLSWHRTLPALAKHFQVIVFDNRGVGKSSMPEKPYSIEIMANDARAVLDAASVESAHVFGISMGGMIAQRLALAYPERVRSLVLGCTTAGGTTHVQPSPEISELMVARAALTGTPEENAWAAAPIVYSQAFIQKYPELIQEDIEKRIEMVTPPHCYLSQLQACLAHDTSNELDKITIPTLVIHGDADELVPYKNGVNLAEKIQRAELFTIPGAGHIFFTEATDMVNNKVIQFLGR; translated from the coding sequence ATGCCATTTGTTAATCATGAAAATATCCGTCTATACTATGAGATTCACGGACAGGGTGAGCCTTTACTGTTAATTATGGGCCTTGGCTATCATTCTCTATCCTGGCATAGAACATTACCTGCACTAGCGAAACACTTCCAGGTGATTGTCTTTGATAATCGCGGTGTGGGGAAGAGTAGTATGCCGGAGAAACCGTATTCGATCGAAATAATGGCGAATGATGCAAGAGCTGTCCTCGATGCCGCTTCCGTTGAATCTGCACATGTTTTTGGAATTTCCATGGGTGGAATGATTGCCCAACGATTGGCACTTGCCTATCCTGAAAGGGTTCGTTCATTAGTATTGGGCTGTACCACAGCAGGTGGGACTACCCATGTCCAACCATCTCCAGAGATATCTGAATTAATGGTGGCGCGAGCTGCTCTAACTGGAACCCCTGAAGAAAATGCATGGGCAGCAGCACCTATTGTTTATAGTCAAGCCTTTATTCAAAAATATCCAGAATTAATCCAGGAAGATATTGAAAAGCGAATTGAAATGGTCACCCCTCCGCACTGCTATTTATCACAATTACAAGCATGTCTTGCACATGATACCTCTAATGAATTAGATAAAATTACGATTCCAACTCTCGTCATCCATGGTGATGCTGATGAATTGGTGCCCTATAAAAATGGGGTAAACCTAGCTGAAAAGATTCAAAGAGCTGAGCTTTTTACTATTCCAGGTGCCGGACACATTTTCTTCACCGAAGCGACAGATATGGTCAACAACAAGGTTATCCAATTCTTAGGTAGGTAA